The genomic region tttcttttcttctgtATTGGACTATAGCGGTGCAAGgctttaaagaaaatataaatggAGACATAAAGGGGAATATTCTTGAGGTGGAAGATAGCGGATTAATGGAAGTCTTGATGGGTGGAAGAAGGAGCTTGTTTCAGTGGTTTCAGGCAGTTGGATACCTGAGCAAGTAATAAAGCGCAACAACTTTCTGCTTGTTGTTTTAGGTGATGGAATTCTTTGGTCCATAAGGAGGGAGGTGGAAGACAGTTTAACGTACCATCTCTGTCAAAAGTCATGCTGTAAGTGCACATGCTCAGCCTCAGATTCCAATTACAAACTATTTGGTCACAGTATCAGTTTGGAACAACCAGCCCTGTTGGCTAAAAACCATAAGATTGGTTCTTCAGAGGTCATTCAAGCGTTTAAACCTTgaattaaatcttttttaaacaAATAGTTTGTTCGGTTTTCGAGTTACAACAATATTGTGTTATCTTATTTCACAAAAGTGATGCATTTGAAATTAACATCAACAATACAGTCTAAGACTTTCAATGGCATTTACCGGCAACCGAGACCAATAAAatcatctttcaaaaaaaaaaggaaattaatattaacaaaagaCTCTTAATAAGATTCGATTCGAatataatttgaatataaaataactgACATTGATACACAGATTGAACTAtaatcttgaaatttttttcttaaaggcTTTTGActtttgaattcaaattttatgataaattagagatgatttataaaataagaaataaagcttaaagaaacaatttaatttcaataaccTAGAAAAAAACCTCTGCAAATGTACTTGTTATAATTGTTTGAGATACCTGTTTGTGGTAGATTAAGAAATTTTTCTAAGTGGTGTCATGgttaaaataatgataataaataaaaaaatattaatatttaaattataaaaaaatatttttatcttttcatgtaGTATTTAACTATATTAGTCCAGATAGAGCCAGAAACATGGTAAAGTAAGGTGAGTGAAATAAATTGACTTGATGAAAATCTTGCATGTTTCCACTGTTTCTTGAAGCGAAATTTATTTGATGGATCAAGTTGTAGCTAGCTAAAAAGACTAATGGTGATTATCAAAGATGTAATTCTAATGATAATATATAGTAGCTTAAATCGACAAGAAGTTCAGCCCGAGTATATACAAATCTTCTGCTCGAACAATTACATATTCTGCCAAAGTACTGTAGCTAGCTTAGCCCCAAAGAAAGCTAATCAGTAGAGACCCCGCATCTCAAATATTCTTGCTGATTAATCTTCTCAGGGTGCAGTCGTTTCCTGCCACTGAGAGGGACTCCAAAAAGCTTCACAGTGTTGTTTGGCTCCTCTGTTAGAGTCATTGATGACTTGCCCAAAACGCTGCTTGTAGCATTTTCATTGCCAGAATGGATTGGATCTTGAAACGAAGGACCCAATTCTCTGATCTTTGTTCCTAAATTATAAGCTTTTTGCTGATAAGGCACTGGTTTTACAtgattttggataaaataaatGATGTCATTGTAAAGGTTCTTCATGTGAGTGAGTTCAGACACAAGCATGTAGTTCTTTCTGCGTAGTCTCTGATTATCTTGGGTGAGTGCTGTTAGAACATCGGCGCTGGCTTTCGGAGATGGTGACGGGGACTCGATCCATCCAAAGCCTTCTTCTGGCTTGAGAAACTGGGTTTGTTGTTCATGGTGGTACTGTTGGTGATTTTGAGGGGTTTTTCTTCTATGGATCTCCGATAGCAAGTGCTTTGCTCCTTTCCTGAAGTACTCGTTCGCAAACTCCCATCTGTCTGCCACTACCTTCTTAAATCCCTGAGATTTTTTCAACCATTACCAAGATTGAGAAACATTATTTAAccatatttcaacacaaagtCTCAACTGAATATATTATGAAAAGCAACTCTATTAAGATCGTCAAAAAATGGAATGAGACTGAGAGCTTCATTCAGTGATCAAGTAAAGGAGAGAGTGTATATATAGCAAATGATTTGATTGTTGAGAATCATATATTGAAATACTGAGCATCCAGTACATTGATCTCTGCTGATATTTGAACCTaaaaaacaacaacaataaGATAAAGAtcttgagaaagaaaaagggataAACAACACATCatttaaacaatcaattaAAGGCTGAGAgaaacctagagtcctaaacgTCGGGGAACTTAAAGCCTGGAAAACCATCTAAAATCATATTTcattcaaagaaaaaccaagttggggagagagagagagagagagaaggctCACATAGGTATTAAGCTGCCTGACAAAGCTGGAGAAATTGTTGTGCTTGAAATAGCTGGGCAGAAGATCCCTCGCAAACTCAGGGGGTCTCCACACAACAAAGCTTGTCTCATCTTCACCCCATGAGACAATGTGGTCTGTGAGAGGGTCGTCAACAAGCTGGTAGGTCTTTGAAAGAAATGGTGCAGGAACTGCCTTTTGGGATTCCACAGAGAACACCAACTCTTCACTCCTCTCCACGGTGAATGCCATTATACCAAATACTAAAGATTAGCAAGTGGTAGTTTCTATCCTCATTTCACTCCAAGTATAAGGCGTTTAAAGCACAGgcacttctctctctctcattatAACTTTCTAGCTTTATGAAACAGAAACATATGACCTTGTCACTAAAATAAAAGCTACTAttctttcctctctctctctctctctctctctattaTNCTTACGttcactaaaataaaaatgaactACTAttctttcctctctctctctctctctctctctatagtTTATAACTTTAAGAAGCATATGACCATGTCagccaaaaaaattgaatatttctagaATTACTATAATAAGATCCAATGAACTATTAATTAGCTATTGATTGTCCTTTTGACAGCAGAATGGGTGGTGAATGCTGATGCTTCATGAACTCTTCCAACTTTTCCCCTTGATTAGGGCACTCCCAATTTCTGATCTCCGAAATCTCTTTTAATTCAGTGACCTTTATTACTTTTGTTAACACCTGAAAGTACTGCCCTACTTGACAAACTGATTATTTTACTCAACTTCTGTTTTGCCAGCGATTAAAATGGTTTTTGCCTTGCAGATTACACGAGCTATTATTTGTTGTTCCGTAGCTTTTATGTTTGTCTTTTGGAACAAGGTCGATACTCTGTCTATATACAAGATCAGGTTTAGCCTGACTATTGTTATCCTTCTTTATTAAAAGAGTTCAGATATAGGTCCAATCTTCTctccattttttgtttttcatcagAGTCGATATCCTCTTGAGAAACTTGTTTGCAGCTAGAGATTCTCACACATGACACCATTATTCTCGAGAATGAATTCCttcattattaattaatggCAGCTTAATCTTGACTAAAAGATTCCACAATCGGGATGTACCAGCTTTCAACTGATGTGGTCCTAGAATAATTAAATCAGTGCTAGCCATAGCTGAAAGGAAAGGGTGGAGTGCCCCAAACAATTTTTCCATGTTTCAAAAGGATGGTCAGCTTGCaagtttatttactttttttttctgaacATAAAGATCCAAATCCAATTGCAGATTTCAAGATTAAATGGTGTGATGAAATGGTTTTAATGTTGTTATGTCCTCCCTAGCAGgaacattatatttttatctagAACCATAGCTTGGGTGCTAGCAGCTACAAAGCTTTCATCATAAactttactatatatatatatatatccatctccatattatatatttaatcaattcAACAACTTTCAACAGGCTGCTgtttgattatatatataacacagtGTTTCAGTGACATTCAGAAGCACTAACTCTATTAGATTTATTGGAAATAAACAGTAAATGCTAGTTGGCAAGGGAAAGGTGCATGGTTGATGGTTCTAATCTGTCTATCTCCCCTTCTAACTAGCCATCTTCAATTTCTTGATAACTCTTTGCagaataaatcaattatttaaCAAGCTGAGACAAGatttcaaattaattgttaattctaaatttcaatttgttcgTAGTAAACACTTGATGCTCACAGGCTTGTGCTGAGTGCAATGCATATTGGTAAACAGAATATATAACTAATactattaaattaataaaacacaACGCTTACTGGGATGaccaattttgttttatttaatttcctggtttcaaaattttataatatccaATACTTAGCATTTTTCTAAACCAACGTATCACATTTAGCTTCATATAGAGttttatacaaatatatatagagCCTCGAAACATTCAAGAGAGCTGTAAGGCAGAATAAAGTAAACAAAAGATTGCATATTGAATTAGCAATACACTACCACAAATTTGAGTGACATGCATTCATACAATGATACATTATAGgatgataaatcttatttacatttgaatttaatcatattataggatgataattttgtttatatttgaatttaatcatGATAACATAATAATTAGAGAAATACTGTCAAGATAAATGAAAACAAACGTTTACCTTGGAATTAAAAGACtttgaaatctttatttatcAGGAATAGCTCAGTCACGTATGGATTTGATTTCATCATTATGTTTTGTTCTGTTCTAAATCATTTCATATAACTTGATGAAATTCTCAAAGCATGCTTGTGACTTGAAAGAAAATAGGCCACTGCATTGGAAGGAATATTATGATCCTTCGCCACAATAAACCTGAATAAAACCATTTTCTACTAATTAATTCccatttcttttatatatatatgtattatttataaaagcaAGCCAAAACATCCACTTCTTAAAAGCTGCTTCAAAGAATTAAAAGGACAAAGGTCTCCTACCCGACTCTCTGCAGATTCTTTCTAAGAGGGGGGCCACTTGATTTATACTATTGTGTATATAGCTTTGTGGGTGGTCCTGCGAGatactattttaattttaaaatttgacttGAGAGAAAAgcctttattcattttttatattgaaaatatttatagctTGAATTTCATAAACGAGTCTTTATGGTTAAAAGTTAACTTTTTATCGCAGAAGGAGAaaaatttatacaattataaGATATCATATGTCTTTTGTAATAAGTGATTTAGAGATAAACTAAAGACACTAAATTCTCATAAAGGTTTCTTATCCAGCACTACAAATATAGAAATGGTGTGGATGATTCCAAAGGGGTTATGTGTAGTCTTTGGATGAGTTcaattttttgcttttcaagCATGAGACTTTTGGTAATGTAGTTTGTCCCAAAGCAATAGTTGATTCAATTCTTGATATAAACTTTGCCTTATTTGTCTATTCTCTCATTATTCAATAATGGAAGGTAGTAAATAAATAGTCACAACTCTTAAGGTTTAGGTAAGATCACACTAACATTAATGCACCAGATTCTATTAGAACTTCGCAATTAAGCGTATTTGGGCAAAAGTAGTACTAGGATGGGTGACTTCTTAAGAAGTCCTCATCTtgtacctttttttttgttctttaagtataaaaatattaaagtagAGGAAGTCAATGGAAAAGCCATTGTTTCTAGAGGAAGTCGATCACCTTTAATGGAGTAAGCCATTGCGAAAATCGATGGAAAAGCCACTGTCTCTAGAGGAAGTCAATCACCATTCAATCATTGTCTCCAGAGGAAGTCTATCACCTTGAATGGAGTAAGCCACTGTGAGGAAGTCGATGGAAAAGTGACTGTCTCCAAAGGAAGTCACTCACCTTGTATGGAGTACAacgaaaaaaatttaagtcaGGAAGAGAATAAGCGAATAAGGGGTGCAATAAAGATTCAATA from Theobroma cacao cultivar B97-61/B2 chromosome 9, Criollo_cocoa_genome_V2, whole genome shotgun sequence harbors:
- the LOC18589965 gene encoding heat stress transcription factor B-4, which encodes MAFTVERSEELVFSVESQKAVPAPFLSKTYQLVDDPLTDHIVSWGEDETSFVVWRPPEFARDLLPSYFKHNNFSSFVRQLNTYGFKKVVADRWEFANEYFRKGAKHLLSEIHRRKTPQNHQQYHHEQQTQFLKPEEGFGWIESPSPSPKASADVLTALTQDNQRLRRKNYMLVSELTHMKNLYNDIIYFIQNHVKPVPYQQKAYNLGTKIRELGPSFQDPIHSGNENATSSVLGKSSMTLTEEPNNTVKLFGVPLSGRKRLHPEKINQQEYLRCGVSTD